Sequence from the Deltaproteobacteria bacterium genome:
CCACTTCATCTGTTGCCCAGGGAGCGTCCGAGCTTTATGTTTACGGTACGGCTGTGAGAGTTGAATAGTGAGGGAGGTCAATTGCCATGTTTGAATTAATAGTATTCCTTATACTGACTGCTGCCGGTTATATAATGGGTACCTTAGCCGAGAAGAAGCACTACAAGTCCATTGAGGCGAGGGAAAAGAAATTTATCAAGATGGCTGCCGTTAATTTCAAAACCCTTCCTTCGGGGGAAATAAAGGCATCAAGGTTTGCTTTAGGTAACGTAGTGGTTTCCATTGATTATTTTAAAAGAATCCTGGCAGGGCTCAGGAATATTTTTGGTGGAAGTGTGGCTTCTTATGAAACGCTCGTTGACAGAGCGAGACGTGAGGCCATATTGAGAATGAAAGAGAGCGTTCCTGGAGCCGATATGATCATCAACGTGAGGATAGAGACGTCGACTATCGGAAAAAATGCCAACAGGAGAAAGCAGATCGGGAGTGTGGAAGCCCTGGCCTATGGTACGGCAATCAAGTTTAAGGAAAAAGCTTGAAGTATACTCCCAAAGCGCTTGAAGGGAACGTTAATGTAACAAACGTGTCTCCCGTTAAGGAGTTTTTTGTCCTTATGGGGGGAGTCCTTGCCATCGTGATTATTATTTATGCTGCCCTCGGTATTGCAGTAGACCAGATGGTAGAGCGCATACCGCAGAAGATGGATTCACTTCTTGGTGTCGTTTTTTCGGCAAAGTTTTCAGATGAAAAGAGAAGTGACGATGAAATTAAACTCCAGAGGATGGTCGATGAACTCATCGAAAAATATCCTCAAATGGGAAGTGACTACAGGGTTCATATTGTTGATTCCAGAACGGTAAATGCCGTTGCCATGCCGGGCGGTAATATCATTATTTTTTCACAGCTTTTAAGTGAAATAGAGTCGGAAAATGAACTTGCCTTCATCCTTGCCCACGAACTGGGGCACTTTGCCAACAGGGACCACCTTCGTGGATTGGGCCGGGGACTTATCCTTATCGCTCTTTCCACTATGATTATGGGTCAGGACAGTGCCGCCACGGATTTCCTCATGAATTCTCTGGTTACAGCAGAAATGAAGTTTTCTCAATCCCAGGAAAAGTCAGCCGATGCCTTTGCCCTTGAAATGCTTAGTCGCAGATATGGGCATGTATCAGGAGCCGGTGATTTCTTTAAAAGGTTAAATTCGAAGAATAAGGCGGGTAAAATACGCTATTATTTTGCCTCCCATCCTCATCCCGAGGACAGGATAAAGGCGCTTGACAGGCTGGTTAAGGAGAAAAATTATTCTATGGGAGAAATAAAAGGGGTTGAGAAAAACCTGTTGCCATCAGGGCAAGAGTAACTGAATAAAATGGTTATGGATTGATTTATCAATCATTAAATCCATACTCATAAATGAGGAATTCAATAAGCTCGCTATCGATAATATCGATCCCTTCAATTTCGAAACCCGTTGCGTAATAGTCGGGATTAACATCCTTTTTGCTCCATTTACTGACAGCCCTGCAATTAATCTTGTCTCTTCCATCTACCTCGTCAGGGAGAACAATTTCGAGTTGAAAATGTTTGTTTGCTTCGATCATATCCCTGGTTATGACCATAATGCCTTCTTTAGAGATATCCACCAGATGCGCTGAAAAGAGGGGGTTCGATTTATCATGAACCTCTGAAAAGTAAATAATATGCTTCCTCGGCAGTCTTCTCTCATTCTTCCCCATCTCCCATACCCTCCTCATGTCCCGTTATTCTCTATAGCAGATAATCATAACGCAAAATAGAATATTGTCAAACGAGAAACTATAATAAATCAAACTATGTTTTCAAACCGGAAAGGAGGGATTTTTTGCAAGGTCAAGGAAATCAATGATTTATCAAGGTATCTTCCCGATTATGAATCGCATTATTTCGCATAGGGCCTCTTTCTCATGGCGGTTCATTTCTCTTCTCCTTTTATGGGTTTTGCCGAACTAATTGGGAGTATCGATGGGCTCTACCTTTTTCAGCCATTAAATTGATTTTATGGAAATGATGGTATACTAACTGATAAGATCAATCCTATTCATTATGAAAGGTATCGCGGGATATAAGCCATTTGCTTGCATCCTGCTGCGGTTAACTATGAAAATGACAACTAAACAATTTATGGCATTTATTACGTTATTGATTTCTTTCCCCTGTTTTAAAGTTTATGCAATTGGAGGAGGGGAAGCGATAAATCAAAAAGTAACTTATTATAAAAATGGAAAAGCAATTATGCTATTTGATGCTAATGACAAAGATAGAGAAAAAAATCTCATTTTAGCCTGTGAAGAATTTCTGGTTACCGGGAATGACAGGCTTAAACTATTTGTAACTAACGAATTACTAAAAAGAAGTAGAGAGTTAGGGGCGCTGGAGATATCATACGGCACGCCAAAAAAAATTAAGATTTATAATAAGTCAATTTCCGTCAAAAAATTGTTTTTGCCTTTAAAAGGAAAGTTTTCTGCCTATCCCGCTATTTTTTACGAAACATTCCCCTCGAAAGAAAGAGGCGTTATTGTTAACATTAAAGGCAAGGACATTTTTAAGAAAATTGTTGAACAATTAAAAAATAGTGGTCAATAATAGCCTTGTGTTTTATTTCAGGGCTATGGAAAATAATAGAAACAAGGCCTTTTACTGCCAGGAAGCAATTGCCTCACAACAAGCGGATTAGTCAATAATAGAGTAACTATCGATGAATATTAGGGAGATATTCCAGAATCATCATGGAATTTTTGTTTATATTTGTTGATATTATTGCCCTTTTATGGGATAAGGACTTTAGCAAGGCTTTTTTAATAATGGCCGCTGCCGTTAAACTAAATCAGGTTCATAATGACGGATACCAGAAAAAATATCGGTGATATTCTTCTTGATGAAGGGATTATCACCTCGTCCCAACTGAGGCAGGCTGTTGACCGGCAAAAACAGATGGGAGGCAAACTGGGGCAAAACTTTATCGATCTGGGCGTCATTGGAGAGGGAACTCTCCTTAAGTACCTGGCTCGCCAGTTCAACATACCCTGTGTGGATCTGACGAAAATTAAACTGGACCCTGAAAAATTTCCCCACTTATCTCCTGAAATGGGAAAAAAGTATGAGGTCATGCCCCTTGAGGAGAGAGAGCATGGCGGGAGGAAATACCTCTTTCTGGCTATGATTGAACCTGAAAATATGCTTGCTATAGAAGAGATTGAATTCCTGACGGGTTATACCATAAAACCTGTTATAGCCACCGATGCCCAGATAACGAGCGCTGTATCAAAATATTTCAATGGTGATAATTGGGTAGAAATCCCCCCCCTTAAAGAAAAGGTTGAAACCGTTCATCCACGGGATATTGAAAGAATGCATGACGATTCTCAAATCGAAAGGATGGAAACGGATAAAAGAGCAGGGCCCATGGAAAAAAATGTTGAAATGCTGGCCATGTTCAGGCTGCTTCTGAAAAAAGGCGTTTTTACAAAAGATGAATTTTTAAGGGAAGTGAAACACCTGAAAGACTGGAAAAAATAGTCGGGCAGGTCTCTAAAACTTTAGCGAAAGCTTAAAGCGCCCAGCGCTAAACAGATTGAGAAGAGTTAATCAATGAAAATAACAGTATTTGCAGTAGCTATCTCCTTCACACTTGCAATCATGACTGCCCCTTCATATGCCGATAAACGATGTGGCGGTGATTTGATTTCCACCGGTAAATTAATGTATGAAACGGAAGAAAAATGTGGTGAACCCTTATCAAAAGAAAGAGTAGGGGAAGTGAGATACCTGGTGGAAAAGGGCAAGGTTGAAAGGGTTATTTATATTACTGAACTGGTGTATAAGGAAAGCGGTGGTTACTATGTGCTTACCTTTGAGGGAAGCAGACTGATAAAATCTGAATTCCTGAGATAAAGATAAAATTATTTTCAAATGTGAAGCCCGAAGGCAGGAGGTTTGCCCTTCCACCTTCCGGCTTATGCGTACTTATTCCGGAAGCCCCTTATTGGACCTGGAAGTTGGCGCTGAATGCCGATGTATCATTGTCAGTCTGGATGGTAATGGCTGTTACCCAGTCGTTAACGATAACTCCTGTAACGGGCACATCGACCGTTGTGCCGACGGTAACAGCTGAACCGATAAATCTTTTACCCTCGCCAAATTCGGTGCCTGTACCATCATAATCAGAAAGATAAACTTCTACCCTGTCACCGGTGCTTACCCCGCTAACGTTGACTGTTGACGTCGATGCAGCCGTTATGGCGGGTCTTGCAATATTGTTATTGGCCCCGGTCAGCAAATAGATGGCGTCATCATCAATATTATCGCCGTTATTATAGAATGAATTCCTGCTCATTTTGATTCGCAAAGAGTTGCTGCTATTTAGATTGATTCCGTAAGTGGACATGTTGGCAATGATATTGCCTGCCTGGCCCGCCCCTTCTCCACCGATAACGATATTAGAGGTATATTTTGTTTCAATAGCGATATTTCCTTTTAATATCTGGTTCTGCCCGGGATTGGTTCCGAAGAAATTACCCATGACGGCCGTGTTATTGCCTTTGTAATTGTACACGGCAATAT
This genomic interval carries:
- a CDS encoding YbjQ family protein — encoded protein: MFELIVFLILTAAGYIMGTLAEKKHYKSIEAREKKFIKMAAVNFKTLPSGEIKASRFALGNVVVSIDYFKRILAGLRNIFGGSVASYETLVDRARREAILRMKESVPGADMIINVRIETSTIGKNANRRKQIGSVEALAYGTAIKFKEKA
- a CDS encoding M48 family metallopeptidase, encoding MKYTPKALEGNVNVTNVSPVKEFFVLMGGVLAIVIIIYAALGIAVDQMVERIPQKMDSLLGVVFSAKFSDEKRSDDEIKLQRMVDELIEKYPQMGSDYRVHIVDSRTVNAVAMPGGNIIIFSQLLSEIESENELAFILAHELGHFANRDHLRGLGRGLILIALSTMIMGQDSAATDFLMNSLVTAEMKFSQSQEKSADAFALEMLSRRYGHVSGAGDFFKRLNSKNKAGKIRYYFASHPHPEDRIKALDRLVKEKNYSMGEIKGVEKNLLPSGQE
- a CDS encoding PilZ domain-containing protein; its protein translation is MGKNERRLPRKHIIYFSEVHDKSNPLFSAHLVDISKEGIMVITRDMIEANKHFQLEIVLPDEVDGRDKINCRAVSKWSKKDVNPDYYATGFEIEGIDIIDSELIEFLIYEYGFND
- a CDS encoding DUF2845 domain-containing protein, encoding MKITVFAVAISFTLAIMTAPSYADKRCGGDLISTGKLMYETEEKCGEPLSKERVGEVRYLVEKGKVERVIYITELVYKESGGYYVLTFEGSRLIKSEFLR